One stretch of Riemerella columbina DNA includes these proteins:
- a CDS encoding flavin reductase family protein: protein MKTLLPQEASAFELQALLQTAIAPRPIALVSTIDAEGRANLSPFSFFNLFSSNPPVVIFSPARRVRDNTTKHTLENVKTTGEAVIGIVNYPMVQQVSLTSTEYAQGVNEFIKSGLHMKPADLVAPYLIEESPVNLECRVLEVKALGNEGGAGNLVIAEVVKIHIREEYLNEDGRLDQARLDLVARLGGNWYSRTTQGSLFEVPKPLVTKGIGFDALPEELLKSRVLTGNDLAMLANVETLPEGRFSHEEDTHRRAQTLLAQMKIEEAWQVLRQ, encoded by the coding sequence ATGAAAACCCTTCTTCCTCAAGAGGCTTCCGCCTTTGAACTACAAGCCTTATTGCAGACTGCCATTGCCCCAAGACCCATCGCTTTGGTCTCTACCATCGATGCTGAGGGGCGCGCCAACCTATCGCCGTTCAGTTTCTTTAATCTTTTTAGCTCTAATCCGCCTGTGGTCATCTTCTCCCCTGCCCGCCGCGTGAGGGACAACACCACCAAGCACACCTTAGAAAATGTAAAAACCACAGGAGAGGCGGTGATTGGTATTGTTAACTATCCTATGGTGCAGCAAGTCTCTTTGACTTCCACAGAATACGCCCAAGGGGTCAATGAGTTCATTAAATCGGGGCTACATATGAAGCCTGCCGACTTGGTGGCGCCTTATCTGATAGAAGAAAGCCCTGTCAATTTAGAATGTCGCGTTTTGGAGGTCAAAGCCCTCGGTAACGAAGGCGGCGCTGGCAACTTGGTGATTGCCGAAGTCGTTAAAATCCATATCCGTGAGGAATACCTGAACGAAGATGGGCGTTTAGACCAAGCCCGATTAGATTTAGTGGCGAGGTTAGGCGGCAACTGGTACTCCCGAACCACCCAAGGCAGCCTCTTTGAAGTGCCCAAGCCCTTAGTGACCAAAGGCATCGGCTTTGATGCCCTTCCTGAGGAGTTATTGAAAAGCCGAGTGCTCACAGGCAACGATTTAGCGATGCTCGCCAATGTAGAAACGCTCCCAGAAGGTCGTTTCTCTCACGAGGAAGACACCCACCGCCGTGCACAGACGCTTTTAGCGCAGATGAAGATTGAGGAAGCGTGGCAAGTCCTTAGGCAATAG
- the fahA gene encoding fumarylacetoacetase — protein MKSFVHYNENSDFSIHNIPFGVAVFGRAYIACATRIGDLVVDLATLYDYGYFDDIEGLQDNVFEAYTLNEFIELGKPVTTAVRLKLQTLFLENSKLANDEKAKEECFYDLDEVEMLMPVHIPNYTDFYSSIEHATNVGKMFRDPDNALLPNWKHIPVGYHGRASSIVVSGHPFHRPKGQMKPADATAPIFGPSQQLDFELEMAFIVNKNTEMGESISTADAEDAIFGMVLFNDWSARDIQSWEYVPLGPFLGKNFCSSISPWVVTLEALAPFRTASPKQAPEVLPYLQYQGDKNFDIQLEVYLQPEHSETQNLICQSNFKYMYWNMAQQLAHHTINGCNVEVGDMYASGTISGKDPHSFGSMLELTWRGQTPLTLADGSQRKFIENGDTVTMKGFAEKDGIRVGFGEVSTKVLPEL, from the coding sequence ATGAAATCATTTGTTCACTATAACGAGAACTCAGACTTCTCCATTCATAACATTCCTTTTGGCGTTGCCGTATTTGGCAGAGCGTATATTGCCTGTGCCACCAGAATCGGTGACTTGGTAGTAGATTTAGCCACCTTATACGACTATGGCTACTTTGATGATATTGAAGGTCTCCAAGACAATGTTTTTGAAGCCTATACCCTCAACGAGTTTATTGAATTAGGCAAGCCTGTGACCACAGCGGTTAGGCTTAAACTCCAAACCCTTTTCTTAGAAAATTCTAAATTAGCCAATGATGAGAAGGCCAAAGAAGAATGCTTTTATGATTTAGACGAGGTAGAGATGCTAATGCCTGTGCATATCCCTAACTACACCGATTTTTACAGCAGCATAGAGCACGCCACCAATGTCGGCAAGATGTTCCGTGATCCAGACAACGCCCTACTCCCTAACTGGAAGCATATTCCCGTAGGTTACCACGGCAGAGCCTCCTCTATTGTCGTTTCTGGGCATCCTTTCCACCGCCCTAAGGGACAAATGAAGCCTGCCGATGCCACAGCACCAATCTTTGGGCCTTCTCAACAATTAGATTTTGAGTTAGAGATGGCATTCATCGTGAATAAAAACACCGAAATGGGAGAATCCATCAGCACTGCCGATGCCGAAGACGCTATTTTTGGTATGGTACTCTTCAACGACTGGTCAGCCCGAGATATACAGAGTTGGGAATATGTGCCCCTCGGACCATTTTTGGGTAAAAACTTCTGTTCTTCCATATCGCCGTGGGTGGTTACCCTGGAAGCCTTGGCGCCTTTCCGTACCGCTTCACCAAAGCAAGCCCCCGAGGTTTTACCTTACCTACAATACCAAGGCGATAAGAACTTTGACATCCAATTAGAGGTTTACCTCCAGCCAGAACACAGCGAAACGCAGAACCTCATCTGCCAATCCAACTTCAAGTATATGTATTGGAATATGGCACAACAGCTGGCGCACCACACCATTAACGGATGTAATGTAGAAGTGGGAGATATGTACGCCTCTGGCACTATTTCTGGCAAAGACCCTCATAGCTTTGGCTCTATGCTTGAGCTCACTTGGCGAGGACAGACCCCTTTAACCCTTGCCGATGGCAGCCAGCGTAAATTCATTGAAAACGGCGATACGGTAACAATGAAAGGCTTCGCAGAGAAAGACGGTATCCGTGTAGGTTTCGGAGAAGTGAGCACCAAAGTATTACCAGAACTATAA